The Henckelia pumila isolate YLH828 chromosome 2, ASM3356847v2, whole genome shotgun sequence genome includes a window with the following:
- the LOC140880682 gene encoding heme A synthase COX15 isoform X1 has translation MAMRSLITRSRLGGLIGRSSTLGLRHFTGGRGHFFVQKMEKGLTEKIKNMAEEKNFRQNFYQLLFRNLSTASFSSAQDASGLKLLVTSEHSARKAVGIWLFTSASWVFSMVVLGGITRLTRSGLSMTDWKFTGSLPPLSDEAWVVEFEKYKQSPEYQRVNKGMSLADFKFIYWMEYAHRMWGRALGIMFALPFSYFLHKGYITLQLGLRLSGLFALGAGQGLIGWWMVKSGLEEPKSEYAEPRVSPYRLAAHLTSAFVIYSGLLWTALSVVMPEPPGESVAWVQGAAKVKRLALPVSILVGITAVSGAFVAGNDAGRAFNTFPKMGDTWIPEDILSLKPVIRNFFENTSTVQLDHRILATATLFSICGLWWSTRKLNVHPAVRNLIGTTMGMAALQVTLGISTLLLYVPVSLGSAHQAGALTLFTLMILLNHAVRRPSLPLLKTMPSVAKTAL, from the exons ATGGCGATGAGATCTTTGATTACACGCAGTAGGCTTGGTGGTTTGATAGGACGATCATCTACGTTGGGGCTTCGCCACTTCACTGGTGGTAGAGGCCATTTCTTTGTTCag AAAATGGAGAAGGGGTTGACGGAAAAGATCAAAAATATGGCAGAGGAGAAGAATTTTCGCCAG AACTTTTACCAGTTACTGTTCAGGAATTTGTCCACTGCGTCATTTTCGTCAGCACAAGATGCTTCAGGATTGAAGCTCCTTGTAACTTCCGAGCACAGTGCTCGGAAAGCAGTTGGTATTTGGCTTTTTACATCCGCTTCCTGGGTTTTTAGTATGGTAGTACTTGGTGGTATAACACGATTAACTAGATCTGGCCTTTCCATGACTGACTGGAAATTCACCGGTAGCCTTCCTCCTCTCTCAGATGAAGCGTGGGTAGTTGAGTTTGAGAAGTATAAACAATCCCCTGAATACCAGCG TGTGAATAAAGGGATGAGTCTTGCTGATTTTAAGTTCATATACTGGATGGAGTATGCCCATCGAATGTGGGGAAGGGCATTGGGTATAATGTTTGCACTACCATTTTCATACTTTCTTCATAAAGGATATATTACGCTTCAGCTCGGACTCAGGCTCTCTGGGTTGTTTGCTCTTGGTGCTGGGCAGGGTCTGATTGGCTGGTGGATGGTTAAGAGTGGTTTAGAG GAACCAAAATCTGAGTATGCTGAACCCAGAGTAAGTCCTTACCGTCTTGCAGCTCATTTGACTTCGGCATTTGTTATTTACTCTGGGCTGCTTTGGACGGCTCTTTCTGTTGTTATGCCTGAACCTCCCGGTGAATCAGTAGCCTGGGTTCAAGGGGCTGCTAAGGTCAAGCGTCTTGCTCTTCCTGTGAGTATCCTCGTAGGAATCACTGCTGTGTCAGGAGCTTTCGTTGCTGGGAATGATGCT GGTCGGGCATTCAATACTTTTCCTAAGATGGGGGATACATGGATTCCAGAGGATATACTTAGTCTGAAGCCGGTAATTCGCAATTTCTTTGAGAACACATCAACCGTGCAG CTCGACCATCGAATCCTCGCAACTGCAACATTATTTTCTATTTGTGGATTGTGGTGGTCAACAAGAAAACTTAATGTACATCCTGCCGTACGGAATTTAATAGGAACAACTATGGGCATGGCTGCTCTTCAG GTTACCTTGGGGATATCGACTCTCCTGTTGTACGTACCAGTTTCTCTAGGAAGTGCTCATCAAGCTGGAGCGCTAACTCTTTTCACCCTAATGATTCTACTCAATCATGCTGTACGACGACCTTCATTACCTCTTCTCAAAACAATGCCTTCGGTAGCCAAAACAGCCTTATAG
- the LOC140880682 gene encoding heme A synthase COX15 isoform X2 translates to MAMRSLITRSRLGGLIGRSSTLGLRHFTGGRGHFFVQKMEKGLTEKIKNMAEEKNFRQLLFRNLSTASFSSAQDASGLKLLVTSEHSARKAVGIWLFTSASWVFSMVVLGGITRLTRSGLSMTDWKFTGSLPPLSDEAWVVEFEKYKQSPEYQRVNKGMSLADFKFIYWMEYAHRMWGRALGIMFALPFSYFLHKGYITLQLGLRLSGLFALGAGQGLIGWWMVKSGLEEPKSEYAEPRVSPYRLAAHLTSAFVIYSGLLWTALSVVMPEPPGESVAWVQGAAKVKRLALPVSILVGITAVSGAFVAGNDAGRAFNTFPKMGDTWIPEDILSLKPVIRNFFENTSTVQLDHRILATATLFSICGLWWSTRKLNVHPAVRNLIGTTMGMAALQVTLGISTLLLYVPVSLGSAHQAGALTLFTLMILLNHAVRRPSLPLLKTMPSVAKTAL, encoded by the exons ATGGCGATGAGATCTTTGATTACACGCAGTAGGCTTGGTGGTTTGATAGGACGATCATCTACGTTGGGGCTTCGCCACTTCACTGGTGGTAGAGGCCATTTCTTTGTTCag AAAATGGAGAAGGGGTTGACGGAAAAGATCAAAAATATGGCAGAGGAGAAGAATTTTCGCCAG TTACTGTTCAGGAATTTGTCCACTGCGTCATTTTCGTCAGCACAAGATGCTTCAGGATTGAAGCTCCTTGTAACTTCCGAGCACAGTGCTCGGAAAGCAGTTGGTATTTGGCTTTTTACATCCGCTTCCTGGGTTTTTAGTATGGTAGTACTTGGTGGTATAACACGATTAACTAGATCTGGCCTTTCCATGACTGACTGGAAATTCACCGGTAGCCTTCCTCCTCTCTCAGATGAAGCGTGGGTAGTTGAGTTTGAGAAGTATAAACAATCCCCTGAATACCAGCG TGTGAATAAAGGGATGAGTCTTGCTGATTTTAAGTTCATATACTGGATGGAGTATGCCCATCGAATGTGGGGAAGGGCATTGGGTATAATGTTTGCACTACCATTTTCATACTTTCTTCATAAAGGATATATTACGCTTCAGCTCGGACTCAGGCTCTCTGGGTTGTTTGCTCTTGGTGCTGGGCAGGGTCTGATTGGCTGGTGGATGGTTAAGAGTGGTTTAGAG GAACCAAAATCTGAGTATGCTGAACCCAGAGTAAGTCCTTACCGTCTTGCAGCTCATTTGACTTCGGCATTTGTTATTTACTCTGGGCTGCTTTGGACGGCTCTTTCTGTTGTTATGCCTGAACCTCCCGGTGAATCAGTAGCCTGGGTTCAAGGGGCTGCTAAGGTCAAGCGTCTTGCTCTTCCTGTGAGTATCCTCGTAGGAATCACTGCTGTGTCAGGAGCTTTCGTTGCTGGGAATGATGCT GGTCGGGCATTCAATACTTTTCCTAAGATGGGGGATACATGGATTCCAGAGGATATACTTAGTCTGAAGCCGGTAATTCGCAATTTCTTTGAGAACACATCAACCGTGCAG CTCGACCATCGAATCCTCGCAACTGCAACATTATTTTCTATTTGTGGATTGTGGTGGTCAACAAGAAAACTTAATGTACATCCTGCCGTACGGAATTTAATAGGAACAACTATGGGCATGGCTGCTCTTCAG GTTACCTTGGGGATATCGACTCTCCTGTTGTACGTACCAGTTTCTCTAGGAAGTGCTCATCAAGCTGGAGCGCTAACTCTTTTCACCCTAATGATTCTACTCAATCATGCTGTACGACGACCTTCATTACCTCTTCTCAAAACAATGCCTTCGGTAGCCAAAACAGCCTTATAG